The following proteins are encoded in a genomic region of Vibrio tasmaniensis:
- a CDS encoding YggN family protein — translation MKHAVFMKNSVFTKNSVLIASLTAAVAIISLPASAAQCRVDLKNELRIDDQKVEIHQVNGDTAVFDGNNDLYIHGEKVELDADQQAAIEKYRENMSEYLPRAKQMANDGLALANDVIDDIAASLNSPESFDNVKESMKTYFAELEGRYYKDGELVLPADSFDSMANGWSEDFEKAKEIFNQEFISSAFNAMSEKMKQDGGLNLTELADSMAALKLKVEERMKEHSQQVQEEANEFCDSLDEMAEQEQQLHEIIPNLKDYQVFTI, via the coding sequence ATGAAACACGCTGTATTTATGAAAAACAGTGTGTTTACGAAAAATAGTGTATTAATCGCATCGTTAACAGCGGCTGTCGCCATTATTAGTCTGCCAGCGTCTGCTGCTCAGTGTCGAGTTGATTTGAAGAATGAATTACGAATCGATGACCAAAAAGTCGAAATCCATCAAGTGAATGGTGATACTGCCGTTTTTGATGGTAACAACGACTTATATATCCATGGTGAGAAGGTTGAGCTTGATGCTGACCAACAAGCGGCGATAGAGAAATACCGCGAAAACATGAGTGAGTACTTACCACGAGCGAAACAAATGGCTAACGATGGTTTAGCGTTAGCGAATGACGTTATTGATGACATTGCCGCTAGCCTAAATTCACCGGAATCATTTGATAATGTAAAAGAGTCAATGAAAACCTACTTTGCTGAACTAGAAGGTCGTTACTACAAAGATGGTGAGTTAGTGCTGCCTGCAGACAGTTTTGATTCGATGGCGAATGGCTGGTCTGAAGATTTCGAAAAGGCTAAAGAGATCTTTAACCAAGAATTTATCTCTAGCGCTTTTAACGCGATGTCAGAAAAAATGAAACAAGATGGTGGTTTAAACCTAACTGAATTGGCTGACAGCATGGCTGCATTAAAGCTTAAAGTTGAAGAGCGCATGAAAGAACACTCTCAACAAGTGCAGGAGGAAGCGAATGAGTTCTGTGATTCTCTTGATGAGATGGCAGAACAAGAGCAACAGCTGCATGAAATCATTCCGAACTTAAAAGACTATCAAGTCTTCACGATCTAA
- a CDS encoding GreA/GreB family elongation factor — protein MNKSELRQIIIEQLESRLRIAQSATQRAIDAATDEETVPEHKYDTLALEASYLAHGQAVRVQECEDDIQCYRNLVLRDSEKITVSSYVVVIDEHDQYKHFFMGPRVGGLSVTWNNNEVAIVTANAPFGQALMGKEVGDEIEFKVADKQFCYEVMSVD, from the coding sequence ATGAATAAGTCTGAGCTTCGCCAAATAATCATAGAGCAACTCGAATCCCGATTACGTATCGCGCAATCTGCTACTCAACGCGCCATTGATGCTGCAACCGATGAAGAGACAGTGCCTGAGCACAAGTACGATACATTGGCGCTAGAAGCCTCGTATCTAGCACATGGACAAGCCGTGAGAGTGCAAGAGTGTGAAGATGACATTCAGTGTTATCGTAACTTAGTGCTGCGTGATAGTGAGAAAATTACGGTGAGCAGCTATGTTGTGGTCATTGACGAGCATGATCAATATAAACACTTCTTTATGGGGCCGAGAGTCGGGGGACTGTCTGTCACGTGGAATAACAATGAAGTTGCTATCGTGACAGCAAATGCACCTTTTGGTCAGGCTCTAATGGGGAAAGAAGTTGGCGATGAGATTGAGTTTAAGGTCGCAGATAAACAGTTCTGCTATGAAGTCATGTCTGTCGACTAA
- a CDS encoding RecQ family ATP-dependent DNA helicase, with product MIEQKLKQVFGFDSLRHGQKQVIDNVLSGHSTAAIFPTGSGKSLCYQLPALELPHLTLVISPLLALMKDQLNFLHSKGISAAAIESSQDRQTTQQVMQSVRNGDTKILMISVERLKNERFRQFISQVPISLLVVDEAHCISEWGHNFRPDYLKLPQYQKQLNIPQVLLLTATATTSVIQDMKSKFAIDEERVVVTGFYRQNLDLSIQPCEQTSKLETLCNVVNQASLAPTIVYVTLQQTAEMVAQQLRNAGVNAVAYHAGLKPENRDAIQHQFMNDDVSCIVATIAFGMGVDKSNIRRVIHFDLPKSIENYSQEIGRAGRDGQPSVCILLANKYGLSTLENFVFGDTPDNISIQTVLKEIYENQNIAASGANQWEIMLNQLSRESNIRQLPLKTLLVYLEIEGVIEPKYSYFADYKFKFVRPKQQITEQFQGERRHFVEAIFQCSPQARVWCQVDFDALWTHFQTDRQRVIAAIDYFNEQGWIELESKQITDVYAIHNTSEEMMQLSERLTELFKAKENSEINRLNQMLSFFEADTCLSSRLASYFADDKAPTNCGHCSVCRGEVAILPTVDVEPVDDETVMTWIHEFVSKSQQLITDEAITRFLCGIATPLSTKLKASKMVGYGKLEQQPFSDTLARVKQLPR from the coding sequence ATGATTGAGCAGAAGCTAAAACAAGTATTCGGATTCGACTCACTGCGTCATGGACAAAAGCAAGTCATTGATAATGTTTTATCTGGTCATTCGACTGCCGCCATATTCCCAACAGGCTCAGGCAAGTCGCTTTGCTATCAATTGCCAGCATTAGAGTTGCCGCACTTAACCTTGGTGATATCACCATTGTTAGCCTTAATGAAAGACCAACTCAACTTCTTACACAGTAAGGGAATAAGCGCGGCTGCAATCGAATCAAGCCAAGACAGACAAACCACCCAACAGGTGATGCAGTCGGTACGTAACGGCGATACTAAAATCCTAATGATCTCAGTTGAACGCTTGAAGAACGAACGCTTTCGCCAGTTTATCTCTCAAGTACCGATCTCGTTACTGGTGGTCGATGAAGCGCACTGTATTTCAGAATGGGGACACAACTTTAGACCAGATTACCTGAAGCTTCCCCAGTACCAAAAACAGCTCAATATTCCTCAGGTACTGCTACTGACAGCAACCGCGACCACATCAGTTATCCAAGATATGAAGTCGAAGTTTGCTATCGATGAGGAACGTGTGGTGGTTACGGGCTTCTATCGTCAAAATCTCGACCTGTCGATTCAACCTTGCGAACAAACCAGCAAGCTAGAAACCTTGTGTAATGTGGTTAACCAAGCTTCTCTCGCTCCAACTATTGTTTATGTCACTCTTCAACAAACAGCAGAGATGGTGGCTCAGCAACTTCGTAACGCTGGCGTTAATGCCGTGGCTTACCATGCTGGTCTTAAGCCTGAAAATAGAGATGCTATTCAACATCAATTCATGAACGATGACGTGAGCTGCATCGTGGCAACCATTGCTTTTGGTATGGGTGTCGACAAGTCCAACATTCGCCGAGTGATTCACTTTGACTTACCGAAATCAATCGAAAACTACTCGCAAGAGATAGGCAGAGCAGGTCGAGATGGCCAGCCTTCGGTATGTATTCTTCTCGCCAACAAGTACGGTCTAAGTACACTAGAGAACTTCGTCTTTGGCGACACGCCAGACAACATATCAATTCAAACGGTCTTAAAAGAAATATACGAAAACCAAAACATTGCGGCTTCTGGCGCAAACCAATGGGAAATCATGCTCAACCAACTATCGCGTGAGTCCAACATTCGTCAGTTACCACTAAAAACGCTACTGGTGTATCTCGAAATTGAAGGTGTGATTGAGCCTAAATACAGCTACTTTGCTGACTACAAATTTAAGTTCGTTCGCCCGAAACAGCAGATCACCGAACAGTTCCAAGGCGAACGTCGTCATTTTGTAGAAGCGATTTTCCAATGCTCTCCTCAAGCCAGAGTCTGGTGCCAAGTCGACTTCGATGCGCTGTGGACACACTTCCAGACTGATCGTCAGCGTGTTATTGCGGCAATCGATTATTTCAATGAACAAGGTTGGATTGAGTTGGAAAGTAAGCAGATCACAGATGTGTATGCGATCCACAACACCTCTGAAGAGATGATGCAGTTATCGGAACGTCTAACTGAATTGTTTAAGGCAAAAGAGAACAGTGAGATAAATCGCCTTAATCAAATGCTGAGCTTCTTTGAGGCAGACACCTGCCTAAGCTCACGCCTAGCAAGTTACTTTGCCGATGATAAAGCACCAACAAACTGTGGTCATTGCTCTGTCTGCCGTGGTGAAGTGGCAATATTACCAACCGTCGATGTTGAACCCGTTGACGACGAGACCGTAATGACATGGATTCATGAATTTGTATCTAAGAGTCAACAATTGATCACCGACGAAGCCATTACGCGTTTTCTATGCGGAATCGCCACCCCGCTTTCAACCAAGCTTAAAGCCAGCAAAATGGTTGGGTACGGAAAGCTAGAGCAACAACCATTCAGTGATACCTTAGCGCGAGTTAAACAACTCCCTAGGTAG
- a CDS encoding sodium-dependent transporter — MDQQSSSSREHFSSRLGFILAAAGAAVGLGNIWGFPTQVASNGGGAFLLVYLIMIFVVAFPMLVVEMAIGRHGQANPVDSMRSLTTNPLGKKVGEFVGWIGLSVPSAVLAFYSIVGGWLICFLIGAVADLIGLEAAADWFKGFSVERNVFGTVAFYVLTILIVQGGVKQGIEKWSTRLMPALFVLFGLLFVYIMTQSGAMEGLKHYLVPDFEKVWDRKLILAAMGQGFFSLTIGGCSMLVYGSYLSKKENLPKMAMNVTLVDTAVAFIAGLVVMPAMFVAMQKGVQIYAEDGSLLSSDTLVFTVLPLMFDSLGMLGQVFAIVFFLLLTIAALTSSISMLEAPVALVSERFKTRRTPTSWVIGGAIALFSVVIVYNFAAMFGMVAMIATQYLQPVAALMFCVFGGWVWSRASKVKELEQGCPDFQLGWFGKVWPMYVKFVCPILVATVIWASFG, encoded by the coding sequence ATGGATCAACAATCTTCCTCTTCAAGAGAGCACTTTAGCTCTCGTTTGGGTTTTATTTTAGCAGCGGCGGGTGCTGCGGTTGGCTTGGGTAATATTTGGGGCTTCCCAACCCAAGTTGCCAGTAACGGCGGTGGTGCTTTTCTCTTAGTCTATTTGATTATGATCTTCGTGGTCGCTTTCCCAATGCTGGTGGTTGAGATGGCTATTGGGCGACACGGTCAAGCAAACCCTGTCGATAGCATGCGTTCTTTGACTACAAACCCGTTAGGCAAGAAAGTCGGTGAATTTGTCGGTTGGATTGGGTTGAGCGTTCCAAGTGCAGTGCTAGCGTTTTATAGCATTGTCGGTGGTTGGTTGATCTGCTTTCTCATTGGTGCTGTCGCTGACCTGATTGGTCTAGAGGCTGCTGCTGATTGGTTTAAAGGCTTCAGTGTTGAGCGCAATGTTTTTGGTACCGTCGCATTTTATGTGCTGACTATCTTGATTGTTCAGGGCGGTGTTAAGCAGGGGATCGAGAAATGGTCGACCCGTTTGATGCCTGCGCTATTTGTGTTATTTGGCTTATTGTTTGTTTACATCATGACGCAATCTGGCGCGATGGAAGGCCTAAAGCACTACCTAGTTCCAGACTTTGAGAAAGTGTGGGATAGAAAACTGATTTTGGCAGCTATGGGGCAAGGCTTCTTCTCGCTCACTATTGGCGGTTGCTCTATGTTGGTTTATGGCTCTTACTTAAGTAAGAAAGAGAACCTGCCAAAAATGGCAATGAACGTTACCTTAGTTGATACCGCGGTTGCTTTTATTGCGGGTTTAGTCGTGATGCCTGCCATGTTTGTTGCGATGCAAAAAGGTGTTCAAATTTATGCTGAAGATGGCTCATTACTGAGCTCTGATACCCTCGTGTTTACGGTTCTGCCTTTGATGTTTGATAGCTTAGGTATGCTGGGCCAGGTCTTCGCAATTGTGTTCTTCTTATTGCTAACAATTGCTGCACTTACTTCATCGATTTCAATGTTGGAAGCCCCTGTCGCTCTTGTTAGTGAGCGTTTCAAGACCAGACGAACGCCAACAAGTTGGGTAATTGGTGGTGCGATCGCATTGTTCAGTGTGGTGATTGTTTACAACTTTGCTGCGATGTTTGGAATGGTAGCGATGATTGCGACTCAGTACCTTCAACCAGTCGCTGCACTGATGTTCTGTGTGTTTGGTGGTTGGGTATGGAGCCGAGCTTCAAAAGTGAAAGAGCTTGAACAAGGTTGTCCTGATTTTCAACTTGGTTGGTTTGGTAAGGTTTGGCCAATGTATGTGAAGTTCGTTTGCCCAATCCTAGTTGCAACGGTTATCTGGGCTTCATTTGGATAG
- the dinB gene encoding DNA polymerase IV gives MCSAGEEKVRKIIHVDMDCFYAAVEMRDNPAYRNRPLAVGGHEKQRGVLSTCNYEARKFGIRSAMPTGKALQLCPNLLVVPGRMSVYVEISKKIREIFSRYTSIIEPLSLDEAFLDVTDSTLCRGSATLIAESIRRDIWNELNLTASAGIAPIKFLAKVASDLNKPNGQFVIPPQDVQAVIDELPLEKIPGVGKVSIEKLHQAGLFTCKDIKESDYRDLLLRFGRQGASLWKRSHGIDDREVIIERERKSVGVERTFTQNISTYAECWQVIEDTLFPELETRLEKASPSKAIIKQGIKLKFADFQQTTIEHIHASLDREHFKELLSEILKRQQGREIRLLGLSVMLQPKDQMRQLSFF, from the coding sequence ATGTGTAGTGCGGGTGAAGAGAAAGTAAGAAAAATAATCCACGTTGATATGGACTGCTTTTACGCTGCTGTAGAAATGAGAGATAACCCTGCTTACCGAAATCGACCACTCGCAGTAGGGGGGCATGAAAAGCAGCGTGGGGTTTTGAGTACCTGTAATTACGAAGCTCGCAAGTTTGGTATTCGCTCTGCAATGCCAACGGGAAAGGCGCTGCAGCTTTGCCCCAATCTGTTGGTTGTTCCTGGGAGAATGTCGGTTTACGTCGAGATATCGAAAAAAATCCGCGAAATTTTTTCTCGATACACATCCATCATTGAACCTCTTTCTTTAGATGAAGCTTTTCTTGATGTTACGGATTCGACGCTGTGTCGTGGGTCGGCAACACTGATTGCCGAATCAATTCGTCGTGATATCTGGAATGAACTTAACTTAACGGCTTCTGCTGGCATCGCCCCGATAAAGTTCTTGGCGAAAGTGGCTTCAGATCTGAACAAGCCTAATGGTCAGTTTGTTATCCCACCGCAAGACGTACAAGCTGTTATTGACGAATTGCCACTTGAAAAGATTCCCGGTGTTGGCAAGGTCAGTATTGAAAAACTTCATCAAGCGGGGCTTTTTACTTGTAAAGATATTAAGGAGTCTGATTATCGCGATCTCTTGCTCAGGTTTGGCCGTCAAGGTGCATCACTGTGGAAGCGCAGCCATGGTATTGATGACCGAGAAGTTATTATTGAGCGTGAACGAAAATCGGTAGGCGTGGAGCGAACTTTTACTCAGAATATTTCTACTTACGCAGAGTGTTGGCAGGTAATAGAAGACACGCTTTTCCCTGAGCTTGAAACACGTTTAGAGAAAGCTAGCCCAAGTAAAGCGATCATCAAGCAGGGCATTAAGCTCAAGTTTGCCGATTTCCAGCAAACCACTATTGAGCACATCCACGCCTCTTTAGATCGCGAACACTTCAAAGAGCTGTTAAGCGAAATACTCAAAAGGCAGCAAGGGCGAGAGATACGCCTGCTTGGTTTAAGCGTAATGCTACAACCCAAAGACCAAATGCGTCAGTTGAGTTTCTTTTAG
- the nqrM gene encoding (Na+)-NQR maturation NqrM — MNTFLITFGVFLAVIAAMSIGYIIQKKVVKGSCGGLGAVGIDKVCNCPEPCDARKKREAREAYREEKLAERQQKEAAWSKDRIA, encoded by the coding sequence ATGAATACATTTCTGATTACATTTGGTGTTTTTCTTGCAGTAATCGCAGCGATGTCAATTGGCTATATTATCCAAAAGAAAGTTGTGAAAGGTAGCTGTGGTGGCTTAGGTGCTGTTGGTATTGATAAAGTATGTAACTGCCCTGAACCTTGTGACGCGCGTAAGAAGCGTGAAGCACGTGAAGCATACCGTGAAGAGAAACTGGCTGAGCGTCAACAAAAAGAAGCGGCTTGGAGTAAAGACCGTATCGCTTAA
- a CDS encoding GGDEF domain-containing response regulator yields MSDKILVVEDSRAFRNYLYQQLTNDGYEVALAESVAEAKAILEQETDFLCAVLDYCLPDGQDGEIIDLVLDYQQKIIVLTGMFNNTLREQVLAKGVIDYILKDSMSSVSYLLPLVNRISNNRYHKALVVDDSAVVRRYVVQLLEHQYIQTIQAEDGEQALDLIQNDPDITFVVTDHDMPNKDGISMTRDIRVHHDRNQLAILGLSGSDDRTMTARFLKAGANDFLYKPFNQEEFFCRIHQLLDMKEATNELFRHANEDALTGLWNRRYLFNQTCKGCEHRSIAMMDIDFFKKVNDTYGHDGGDAVLIEVGKIIKNHFKDDIAVRFGGEEFCIQSCRPFEEFVDTLESMRVAIQNQEVIHDSQRIKVSMSIGATDLVGSLDEQIKAADELLYTAKEQGRNQLVFVRNNMQIDQ; encoded by the coding sequence TTGAGTGATAAAATACTAGTAGTCGAAGATAGTCGAGCATTCAGAAACTACCTGTACCAGCAATTGACAAACGATGGCTATGAGGTTGCACTGGCTGAATCAGTGGCTGAAGCTAAAGCTATCTTAGAGCAAGAGACGGATTTCTTGTGTGCGGTGCTCGATTACTGCTTACCCGATGGCCAAGATGGCGAGATCATTGATTTGGTACTCGACTATCAGCAAAAAATCATAGTCCTAACCGGCATGTTCAACAACACACTTCGAGAACAAGTACTCGCGAAAGGTGTGATTGATTACATCCTTAAAGACAGCATGTCGTCAGTCAGTTACTTACTTCCTCTGGTTAATCGAATCTCGAATAACCGATACCATAAAGCCTTAGTTGTTGATGATTCTGCTGTAGTTCGTCGATATGTAGTGCAACTTCTTGAGCACCAATATATTCAAACGATTCAAGCGGAGGATGGAGAGCAAGCACTAGATCTTATCCAAAACGACCCCGACATCACTTTCGTCGTTACCGATCATGACATGCCAAACAAAGATGGCATTTCAATGACCCGTGATATCCGAGTACACCACGATCGCAATCAACTCGCTATTCTAGGACTATCTGGCAGTGACGACCGAACCATGACTGCTCGTTTCCTTAAAGCTGGCGCCAACGACTTCCTTTATAAGCCATTTAACCAAGAAGAGTTCTTCTGTCGTATTCATCAACTACTCGATATGAAAGAAGCCACCAATGAGCTGTTTCGTCATGCCAATGAGGATGCTCTGACCGGGCTTTGGAACCGCCGCTACCTTTTCAATCAAACATGTAAAGGCTGCGAACATCGTAGTATCGCCATGATGGATATCGACTTCTTTAAAAAAGTGAACGATACCTACGGTCATGACGGTGGTGATGCGGTGCTCATTGAAGTCGGAAAGATCATCAAAAATCATTTTAAAGATGATATAGCCGTTCGTTTCGGCGGTGAAGAGTTCTGCATTCAATCATGCAGACCATTTGAAGAATTTGTCGACACGTTAGAATCGATGAGAGTTGCGATACAGAACCAAGAGGTTATCCATGACTCGCAACGGATTAAAGTCAGCATGAGTATCGGAGCAACCGACTTAGTTGGCAGTTTAGATGAGCAAATAAAAGCCGCAGATGAACTGCTTTATACTGCAAAAGAACAAGGTAGGAACCAACTGGTCTTTGTGCGCAACAACATGCAAATCGACCAGTAG
- a CDS encoding FAD:protein FMN transferase, with translation MRIWLVALTSLIFLAGCEQAREQVHLSGPTMGTSYNIKYINGDEFPESKEVHTEIDRLLEEVNDQMSTYREDSELSRFNQHKGADAFEVSEQTAIVVKEAIRLNGLTEGALDVTVGPLVNLWGFGPEARPEVVPSDEELAARKAKVGIHHLSIEGNKLTKDLPNLYVDLSTIAKGWGVDVVADYLDSIGIHNYMVEVGGEIRLKGLNRESVGWRIAIEKPSVDERNIQEIIEPGDMAIATSGDYRNYFERDGVRYSHIINPETGKPLHHKVVSVTVLNPSSMTADGLSTGLMVLGEEKGLEVANQHNIPVFMVVKTADGFKEVASEAFKPYLGK, from the coding sequence GTGAGAATTTGGCTTGTTGCATTAACTTCTTTGATTTTTCTTGCGGGCTGTGAGCAGGCAAGAGAGCAAGTGCATTTAAGTGGCCCGACAATGGGGACCAGTTATAACATTAAGTATATCAATGGCGATGAATTTCCTGAGTCTAAAGAAGTTCATACCGAGATCGATCGTCTACTTGAAGAAGTGAATGATCAAATGTCGACCTACCGTGAAGACTCAGAGCTGAGCCGTTTCAACCAACACAAAGGTGCGGATGCATTCGAAGTATCTGAACAAACCGCTATCGTTGTGAAAGAAGCGATTCGTTTGAACGGTCTTACTGAAGGTGCATTGGATGTGACGGTTGGTCCATTAGTGAACTTGTGGGGTTTTGGCCCAGAAGCGCGTCCTGAAGTGGTTCCATCGGACGAAGAGCTTGCGGCTCGCAAAGCTAAGGTAGGTATTCATCACCTAAGCATTGAAGGCAACAAACTGACTAAGGATCTGCCGAACCTGTATGTCGATCTTTCGACGATTGCAAAAGGTTGGGGTGTTGACGTTGTAGCTGACTACCTAGATTCAATTGGTATCCACAATTACATGGTAGAAGTGGGCGGTGAAATTCGCTTGAAAGGCTTAAACCGTGAAAGTGTGGGTTGGCGTATCGCGATCGAGAAGCCAAGCGTTGATGAACGCAACATTCAAGAGATCATCGAGCCTGGTGATATGGCGATCGCAACGTCTGGTGACTATCGTAACTATTTCGAGCGAGATGGTGTTCGTTACTCACACATCATCAACCCAGAAACAGGTAAGCCGCTTCATCATAAAGTGGTTTCTGTAACCGTTTTAAATCCGTCTTCAATGACTGCAGACGGTTTATCTACTGGCCTTATGGTCTTAGGTGAAGAAAAAGGACTGGAAGTCGCAAACCAACATAACATCCCTGTGTTCATGGTGGTAAAAACAGCAGATGGCTTTAAAGAAGTTGCTTCTGAAGCATTTAAGCCATACTTAGGTAAATAA
- the xni gene encoding flap endonuclease Xni, giving the protein MSIHLVIIDALNLIRRVHSVQPDPTDIARTITTTARTLNRILNESKPTHIIAVFDHHLQDRGWRAEVLPAYKQNRKPMPEPLMKGLDAIQQAWWELGIDSLLSDGDEADDLVATLAKKVADHGETVTIISTDKGYCQLLSPTLQIRDYFQHRWLDKPFIEAEFGVKPEQLADYWGLTGVSSSQVPGIPGVGPKAAKEILTTYPDIETAYQAEDLPKKYRKKFDEHIESARVCKLVSALKTDIDLGFNLQDIRYEATS; this is encoded by the coding sequence ATGTCTATCCATCTTGTTATTATCGATGCCTTAAACCTCATCCGACGTGTGCACTCTGTTCAGCCGGACCCAACCGATATTGCAAGAACCATCACCACGACTGCTCGCACACTTAACCGCATCTTAAACGAATCCAAACCCACTCATATCATCGCGGTATTTGATCATCATTTACAAGATCGAGGCTGGCGCGCGGAAGTTCTTCCTGCCTATAAGCAGAACCGAAAACCTATGCCTGAGCCACTCATGAAAGGGCTTGATGCTATCCAACAGGCTTGGTGGGAACTAGGGATTGATTCACTGCTCTCTGACGGCGATGAAGCGGATGATCTGGTCGCAACACTCGCTAAAAAAGTAGCTGACCATGGTGAAACAGTGACTATCATCTCTACAGATAAAGGCTACTGCCAACTGTTGTCACCAACGCTACAAATCCGTGATTATTTCCAGCACCGTTGGTTAGATAAACCCTTTATCGAAGCAGAGTTCGGCGTAAAACCTGAACAGCTAGCGGATTACTGGGGATTAACAGGCGTCAGCTCTAGCCAAGTCCCAGGAATTCCTGGTGTCGGGCCAAAAGCAGCCAAAGAGATATTAACGACCTACCCGGATATCGAAACTGCATATCAAGCAGAAGACCTACCGAAAAAATACCGTAAGAAGTTTGATGAACACATTGAATCGGCACGTGTCTGTAAGCTCGTTTCTGCACTCAAAACCGACATTGATCTTGGATTTAATCTGCAAGATATCCGCTATGAAGCCACTTCTTAA
- the ppnN gene encoding nucleotide 5'-monophosphate nucleosidase PpnN: MITHISPAGSMDLLSQLEVERLKKTASSDLYQLYRNCTLAVLNSGSHTDNSKELLDKYQSFDVEVVRRERGIKLELSNPPEHAFVDGEIIKGIQEHLFSVLRDIVYVNMHLADNQRLNLTNATHITNLVFGILRNAGALTPGIEPNLIVCWGGHSINASEYQYTREVGNELGLRELNICTGCGPGAMEGPMKGAAIGHAKQRYTDHRYLGLTEPSIIAAEPPNPIVNELVIMPDIEKRLEAFVRMAHGIIIFPGGPGTAEELLYILGIMMHPNNVDQPMPIVLTGSKESEAYFRSIDKFIGETLGPDAQKHYEIVIDDPARAAKIMKQAMPDVRSHRKETGDAYSYNWSLHIEPEFQLPFDPTHESMAALDLHMDQKTESLAANLRKAFSGIVAGNVKAEGILEIEKHGPFLIDGDKELMTKMDQLLNDFVEQHRMKLPGGTDYVPCYKIMPSSE; encoded by the coding sequence ATGATCACTCATATCAGCCCTGCCGGTAGCATGGATTTACTCTCTCAACTTGAAGTTGAGCGTCTTAAAAAAACCGCATCTAGTGATCTGTACCAACTGTATCGTAACTGTACGTTGGCGGTACTAAACTCAGGTAGCCACACCGACAACTCCAAAGAGCTGCTCGATAAATATCAATCGTTTGATGTTGAGGTAGTCCGTCGTGAGCGTGGTATCAAGCTCGAATTGAGCAATCCACCAGAGCATGCCTTTGTCGACGGTGAAATCATCAAGGGTATTCAAGAGCACCTATTTTCAGTGCTGCGTGACATTGTTTACGTCAACATGCACCTTGCAGACAACCAAAGACTCAACCTAACTAACGCTACTCATATTACTAACCTCGTGTTCGGCATTTTGAGAAATGCAGGTGCGCTTACGCCGGGTATCGAACCTAACCTGATCGTGTGTTGGGGCGGTCACTCAATTAATGCCTCTGAATACCAATACACTCGTGAAGTGGGTAACGAATTAGGCCTGCGAGAGCTGAACATCTGTACCGGTTGTGGGCCGGGAGCAATGGAAGGCCCGATGAAAGGCGCGGCAATTGGTCACGCCAAGCAGCGTTACACCGATCATCGTTACCTAGGGCTTACTGAGCCCTCGATCATTGCAGCTGAGCCACCAAACCCGATCGTCAACGAACTGGTGATCATGCCTGATATCGAGAAGCGTCTTGAGGCGTTTGTTCGTATGGCGCATGGCATCATAATTTTCCCTGGCGGTCCTGGTACGGCCGAAGAGCTACTGTATATCTTAGGGATCATGATGCACCCAAATAACGTCGACCAACCAATGCCGATTGTATTGACAGGTTCAAAAGAGAGTGAAGCTTACTTCCGTTCTATCGATAAATTCATCGGCGAAACCTTGGGGCCTGATGCGCAAAAACACTATGAGATCGTGATTGATGACCCAGCTCGCGCTGCGAAAATCATGAAGCAGGCAATGCCAGATGTACGCTCTCACCGTAAAGAAACTGGCGATGCCTACAGCTACAACTGGTCGCTGCATATTGAACCTGAGTTCCAACTGCCATTCGACCCAACACATGAATCTATGGCGGCGCTCGATCTGCATATGGACCAAAAAACAGAGAGCCTTGCAGCTAATCTACGTAAAGCCTTCTCAGGAATTGTGGCAGGTAACGTCAAAGCTGAAGGTATTTTGGAGATAGAGAAACATGGCCCCTTCCTGATTGATGGCGACAAAGAGTTGATGACCAAAATGGACCAGCTGCTGAATGACTTTGTTGAACAGCATCGAATGAAACTGCCGGGCGGCACTGACTATGTTCCTTGCTATAAAATTATGCCTAGCAGCGAATAA